Genomic segment of Thermococcus sp. 21S7:
CGCGCTTGACGTCCACGAGCGTATTGATGCATCCGGCACGGAGGAGGGGCACGGCCTGGAGGGGAATCCTGAGATGGGAGAGCTTCTCGGCGGCCTCGGCAAGCTCCGGCCAGCAGGCGATTCCAACCGCCGCCCTGATTTCTCCCTTCGGAACCTTTGACTTGAGAATTTTCTTGACCAGGCTTCCGCCGGGGGCTATGTAGAACTGCTTATAGCCCAGCCTCTCACCGACTTCGATTATTGAGCCCACCGGACAGCGTCCGCACTTCGTGCATTCAAAGCCGTACTCCCCAAACTCCGCCGGACATTCGCGGAAGTTTCTGAGGCACTGAGGAATGAATACCGCCCTCTTCTCGGGAGGAACTTTTGCAAAATCCTCGGCGTAGGCCCTGTTTTTGAGTTCTACGTATATCTGATCAGCCAGCTCCTCATCCTCTCCCATTAGGGACAGAACCGCCCTGACGGCGCTCCTCGTGCTCAGGTCTGCACCGGAAGCGAGCAGTTTTGCAATCAGGTTTTCGATGCCCATTCCAGCTCCCGCCACACTCCTTTGTACTATTTCAATCTAAGCGTGAATATAAGCCTTTGGGAAGGATTTAGAAACAAAAAGTTAATAAATTCTTGAGGACAAATAATCTCCGGAGGTGGTGGCCATGGTGCACGCGTACATCAGGGAGAGAACCAGGGAGTTCTCGAAGGAGGAAAAGGAAAGGCGCTACAAGTACCTCGGAAAGGAAGTCATAGACGTCGGTGACCCCGGACTCGACAGCGTCCCAGAGTTCTACGGCATAGCCAACGCAATATGGCGCGACTGGAAGGAGGGAGAGATAGGAACCAAAACCGCACTCGGAAGGCTGGCCCTCCTCAAGCTGCTGACGTACAAGAGCAAGAACAGGAAGATTCAGGACATCCCAGAGGAGGATCTCGATGAGGTCAGGAAGTTCATAGACTACGTGATACAGGTCATCAAGAACGAGAGCAGGAG
This window contains:
- a CDS encoding DUF116 domain-containing protein — encoded protein: MGIENLIAKLLASGADLSTRSAVRAVLSLMGEDEELADQIYVELKNRAYAEDFAKVPPEKRAVFIPQCLRNFRECPAEFGEYGFECTKCGRCPVGSIIEVGERLGYKQFYIAPGGSLVKKILKSKVPKGEIRAAVGIACWPELAEAAEKLSHLRIPLQAVPLLRAGCINTLVDVKRVEATLGLGINSRGRGSKVPSIESSPTPGF